A single Triticum dicoccoides isolate Atlit2015 ecotype Zavitan chromosome 2A, WEW_v2.0, whole genome shotgun sequence DNA region contains:
- the LOC119358574 gene encoding cytochrome P450 85A1-like: protein MALLLVLVGVVAGVVLASSLLLRWNEVRYGNGRRRHGDGCLPPGTMGWPLFGETTEFLKQGPAFMKHRSLRYGRLFRTHILGCPTVVCMDPELNRRMLLQGESGGLVPGYPQSMLDILGRNNIAAVHGPLHRVMRGAMLGLVRPAALRTSLLPKIDAFMRDHLHGWAGSVVDVQAKTKEMALLSALRQIAGITAGPLSDALKTELYTLVLGTISLPINIPGTSYYQGFQARKKLVSMLEQMIAERRLSGDAHDDMLDALLRSGDDGTREKLSDEQIIDLLIALIYSGYETMSTTSMMAVKYLSEHPRALDELRREHLDIRKGKSPEEAISYEDFKSMAFTRAVIFETLRLATVVNGLLRKTTQDVEMNGYVIPQGWRIYVYTREINYDPFMYPDPMTFNPWRWLEKNMESHPHFMLFGGGGRMCPGKEVGTAEIATFLHYFVTRYRWEEEGKNTILKFPRVEAPNGLHIRVQDY, encoded by the exons atggcgCTCCTCCTTGTACTGGTCGGTGTTGTGGCCGGCGTTGTGCTAGCGAGCAGCCTGCTGCTGCGCTGGAACGAGGTGAGGTACGGCAACGGCCGGAGGAGGCATGGCGATGGCTGCTTGCCGCCGGGGACAATGGGCTGGCCGCTCTTCGGCGAGACCACCGAGTTCCTCAAGCAGGGGCCGGCCTTCATGAAGCACAGGAGCCTCAG GTACGGGAGGCTGTTCAGGACCCACATCCTGGGCTGCCCCACGGTGGTGTGCATGGACCCGGAGCTCAACCGCCGGATGCTGCTGCAGGGCGAGTCCGGCGGCCTCGTCCCCGGCTACCCGCAGTCcatgctcgacatcctcggccgcaACAACATTGCCGCCGTGCACGGCCCGCTCCACCGCGTCATGCGCGGCGCCATGCTCGGCCTCGTCCGCCCGGCCGCGCTCCGCACCAGCCtcctccccaagatcgacgccttcATGCGCGACCATCTCCATGGCTGGGCCGGCAGCGTCGTCGATGTCCAGGCCAAGACCAAGGAG ATGGCCTTGCTATCTGCGCTCCGGCAGATTGCCGGCATCACAGCAGGCCCACTCTCCGACGCCCTCAAGACGGAGCTGTACACGCTTGTGCTCGGCACCATCTCCTTGCCCATCAACATTCCGGGGACCAGCTACTACCAGGGCTTCCAGGCTAGGAAGAAACTTGTGTCCATGCTAGAGCAAATGATCGCGGAACGGCGATTGTCTGGTGACGCTCACGATGACATGCTGGATGCTCTCTTGAGAAGCGGCGACGATGGGACCAGGGAAAAGCTCAGCGACGAGCAGATCATTGACTTGCTCATCGCCCTCATCTACTCTGGGTACGAAACCATGTCGACGACTTCCATGATGGCCGTCAAGTACCTATCGGAACATCCGCGGGCCCTCGACGAACTCAGG AGAGAGCATCTTGATATCAGGAAGGGGAAATCGCCGGAGGAAGCAATCAGCTACGAAGATTTTAAGTCCATGGCCTTCACTCGAGCT GTCATTTTTGAGACGCTAAGATTAGCCACAGTTGTGAATGGGCTGCTGAGGAAAACTACTCAGGATGTAGAAATGAATG GGTATGTCATTCCGCAAGGCTGGAGAATCTATGTTTACACGAGGGAGATAAACTACGATCCGTTCATGTATCCTGACCCAATGACCTTCAATCCATGGAGGTGGCTG GAGAAGAACATGGAATCGCACCCGCACTTCATGTTGTTCGGAGGAGGCGGGCGGATGTGCCCTGGGAAGGAGGTGGGCACGGCAGAGATCGCGACTTTCCTCCACTACTTTGTGACCCGATATAG ATGGGAGGAAGAAGGCAAGAACACGATCTTGAAATTCCCCCGGGTGGAGGCTCCCAACGGGTTACATATCCGAGTTCAAGATTACTGA